From Polaribacter butkevichii, a single genomic window includes:
- the ubiE gene encoding bifunctional demethylmenaquinone methyltransferase/2-methoxy-6-polyprenyl-1,4-benzoquinol methylase UbiE, giving the protein MSKTIKPYKNSALGKKEQVAQMFDNISENYDGLNRVISLGIDVKWRKKVVKIIGQNNPKQILDIATGTGDLAIMMAALNPDRIVGLDISEGMLEVGKQKIAKENLSDKIEMIVGDSEEMPFANDTFDAITVSFGVRNFANLEKGIKEIARVLKPTGVLVILETSNPTKFPFKQGYKLYTNLFLPVVGKLFSKDKVAYSYLSETANSFPFGEAFNNILQKNGFTHTEDTPVTFGVATIYTASK; this is encoded by the coding sequence ATGTCGAAAACAATCAAGCCTTATAAAAATTCAGCATTAGGAAAAAAAGAGCAAGTTGCTCAAATGTTTGATAATATTTCTGAAAACTACGATGGTTTAAACAGAGTTATTTCTTTAGGGATTGATGTTAAATGGCGTAAAAAAGTAGTAAAAATTATTGGACAAAACAATCCAAAACAAATTTTAGATATCGCTACAGGTACTGGAGATTTAGCAATTATGATGGCTGCTTTAAATCCAGACAGAATTGTAGGTTTAGATATTTCTGAAGGAATGCTAGAGGTTGGTAAACAAAAAATTGCAAAAGAAAATCTTTCTGATAAAATAGAAATGATTGTTGGCGATTCTGAAGAAATGCCGTTTGCAAACGACACTTTTGATGCGATTACCGTTTCTTTTGGCGTTCGTAATTTTGCAAATCTAGAGAAAGGAATTAAAGAAATAGCTAGAGTTTTAAAACCAACAGGTGTTTTGGTTATTTTAGAAACCTCTAACCCAACCAAGTTTCCTTTTAAACAGGGCTACAAATTATATACTAATTTATTTTTACCTGTTGTTGGTAAATTGTTTTCTAAAGATAAAGTTGCGTATTCATATTTATCAGAAACTGCAAATTCTTTTCCTTTTGGCGAAGCTTTCAACAATATTTTACAAAAAAATGGGTTTACACATACAGAAGATACACCAGTAACTTTTGGGGTAGCTACAATTTATACAGCAAGTAAATAA
- the rpsT gene encoding 30S ribosomal protein S20 has protein sequence MANHQSALKRIRSNEAKRLRNKYQHKTTRNAVRDLRSAEDKKDAETKLGKVISMLDKLAKNNIIHKNKAANLKSKLTKHVAAM, from the coding sequence ATGGCAAATCATCAGTCAGCATTAAAGAGAATTAGAAGTAACGAGGCTAAAAGGTTGCGTAACAAATATCAGCATAAAACTACTCGTAATGCTGTTAGAGATTTACGTTCTGCAGAAGATAAAAAAGATGCAGAAACTAAATTAGGTAAAGTTATTTCTATGTTAGATAAGTTAGCTAAAAATAACATTATCCATAAAAATAAAGCGGCTAATTTAAAATCTAAATTAACAAAGCACGTTGCTGCAATGTAA
- a CDS encoding glutaminase — translation MEKYQKIIEDVYLEVKNTPHSGKVANYIPELAFVDPENFGVNITTIDKESFGVGDFNKKFSVQSITKILSLTLAYKFEGGKLWDRVDVEPSGNPFNSLLQLEADLGKPRNPFINAGAIVICDVLVSHLKNPKEDFLDFCKEISNISTLKYNEKVALSEKGSGYRNVALCNFIKSFGNIKNDVEEVLDFYFNMCSLEMTCKELSKTVLFLADDHFVTHKGERVLTMSQAKRINAILLTCGFYDESGEFAFRVGLPGKSGVGGGIVAIHPDQYCIAVWSPKLNIKGNSYKGMLFLEKFTSKTTSSIF, via the coding sequence ATGGAGAAGTATCAAAAAATAATTGAGGACGTTTATTTAGAAGTAAAAAATACACCTCATAGTGGTAAAGTAGCCAATTATATTCCTGAATTAGCCTTTGTAGATCCTGAAAATTTTGGTGTAAATATTACAACTATTGATAAAGAATCTTTTGGTGTTGGCGATTTTAACAAAAAGTTTTCGGTACAAAGTATTACTAAAATCTTATCATTAACCTTAGCGTATAAATTTGAAGGCGGAAAATTATGGGACAGAGTAGATGTGGAACCTTCTGGAAATCCGTTTAACTCCTTACTACAATTAGAAGCCGATTTAGGTAAACCTAGAAACCCTTTTATAAACGCTGGTGCAATTGTAATTTGCGATGTATTGGTAAGTCACCTTAAAAACCCAAAAGAAGACTTTTTAGACTTCTGTAAAGAAATTTCTAACATTTCTACTTTAAAATATAACGAGAAAGTAGCACTCTCAGAAAAAGGTTCTGGATATAGAAATGTGGCACTTTGTAATTTTATAAAATCTTTTGGCAACATTAAAAATGATGTAGAAGAGGTCTTAGATTTTTACTTTAATATGTGTTCTTTAGAAATGACTTGTAAAGAACTTTCTAAAACTGTACTTTTTTTAGCTGATGATCATTTTGTAACACATAAAGGAGAGCGCGTTCTTACGATGAGTCAAGCAAAAAGAATAAACGCTATTTTACTTACTTGTGGTTTTTATGATGAATCTGGCGAGTTTGCTTTTCGGGTTGGTTTACCAGGAAAAAGTGGTGTTGGTGGTGGTATTGTAGCCATTCATCCAGATCAATATTGTATTGCCGTTTGGAGTCCGAAGTTAAACATCAAAGGAAACTCTTATAAAGGAATGTTGTTTTTAGAGAAATTTACCTCTAAAACTACTTCTTCTATTTTTTAA
- the lysS gene encoding lysine--tRNA ligase produces MQLSEQEVVRREKLVKLRALGINPYPADLYPIDSNSAKIKQEYAEGKKVIIAGRLMSINIQGKASFAQLQDGEGRIQVYFNRDEICIGEDKTLYNDVFKKLLDLGDFVGIEGELFTTKVGEKTVRVKNFTLLSKSLKPLPLPKVKDGVTYDAFTDPELRYRQRYADLVVNPHVKEVFIKRTKLFNAMRSFFNDAGYFEVETPVLQPIPGGAAARPFITHHNSLDIPLYMRIANELYLKRLIVGGFDGVYEFSKNFRNEGMDRTHNPEFTAMEIYVSYKDYNWMMDFAEQLLEHCAIAVNGTSEATFGEHKIDFKAPYARVTMADSIKHFTGFDITGKTEAEIREAAKGMNIPVDETMGKGKLIDEIFGEKCEGNYIQPTFITDYPKEMSPLCKEHRDNPELTERFELMVCGKEIANAYSELNDPIDQRERFEHQLKLAQKGDDEATEFIDEDFLRALEYGMPPTSGMGIGMDRLIMFLTNNQSIQEVLFFPQMRPEKKAAAVELNSDEKAVLAIVTKAEKIDLNDLKVKSGLSNKKWDKTIKGLTKHKVAKVSKTDEGLFVELV; encoded by the coding sequence ATGCAATTATCAGAACAAGAAGTTGTACGTAGAGAAAAGCTCGTAAAATTACGCGCTTTAGGCATCAATCCTTATCCTGCAGATTTATATCCTATAGATTCAAATTCGGCAAAGATAAAGCAAGAGTATGCTGAAGGAAAAAAGGTAATTATTGCTGGTAGACTAATGTCTATTAACATACAAGGAAAAGCTTCTTTTGCACAACTGCAAGATGGAGAAGGTAGAATACAAGTGTATTTTAACCGTGATGAAATTTGTATTGGTGAGGATAAAACGTTGTACAATGATGTTTTTAAAAAATTACTAGATTTAGGTGATTTTGTTGGTATAGAAGGGGAATTGTTTACTACTAAAGTAGGCGAAAAAACAGTGCGTGTTAAGAACTTTACATTGTTAAGTAAGTCTTTAAAACCATTGCCTTTACCAAAAGTAAAAGACGGTGTTACTTATGATGCTTTTACAGATCCTGAATTACGTTACAGACAACGTTATGCAGATTTAGTGGTAAACCCACACGTAAAGGAAGTATTTATAAAAAGAACTAAATTGTTTAACGCAATGCGTTCTTTCTTTAATGATGCTGGTTATTTTGAAGTTGAAACTCCGGTTTTACAACCAATTCCTGGAGGTGCAGCAGCAAGACCTTTTATAACACATCATAACTCATTAGACATTCCATTATACATGAGAATTGCTAATGAATTGTATTTAAAAAGATTAATTGTTGGTGGTTTTGATGGTGTGTATGAATTTTCTAAAAACTTTAGAAATGAAGGAATGGACAGAACTCATAACCCTGAATTTACAGCCATGGAAATCTATGTATCTTACAAAGATTACAATTGGATGATGGATTTTGCTGAGCAACTTTTAGAGCATTGTGCTATTGCTGTAAACGGAACTTCTGAAGCTACTTTTGGTGAACACAAAATAGACTTTAAAGCGCCTTATGCAAGAGTAACAATGGCAGATTCTATTAAACATTTTACTGGTTTTGATATTACAGGTAAAACAGAAGCTGAAATTAGAGAAGCTGCTAAAGGCATGAATATTCCTGTGGATGAAACAATGGGAAAAGGAAAATTAATTGATGAGATTTTTGGTGAGAAATGTGAAGGAAACTACATTCAGCCAACTTTTATTACCGATTATCCTAAAGAAATGTCTCCGCTTTGTAAAGAACATAGAGACAACCCAGAGTTAACAGAGCGTTTTGAGTTAATGGTTTGTGGTAAAGAAATTGCCAATGCATATTCTGAATTAAATGACCCAATTGACCAACGTGAGCGTTTTGAGCATCAATTAAAATTAGCTCAAAAAGGAGATGATGAAGCAACTGAGTTTATTGATGAAGATTTCTTAAGAGCTTTAGAATACGGTATGCCGCCAACGTCTGGAATGGGAATTGGAATGGACCGTTTAATTATGTTCTTAACAAACAACCAATCTATACAAGAAGTTCTTTTCTTCCCTCAAATGAGACCAGAGAAAAAAGCGGCTGCAGTAGAATTAAATAGCGATGAAAAAGCTGTTTTAGCGATTGTTACCAAAGCAGAAAAAATAGATCTAAACGACTTAAAAGTAAAGTCTGGTTTATCTAACAAAAAATGGGATAAAACCATTAAAGGTTTAACAAAACATAAAGTTGCAAAGGTGTCTAAAACAGATGAAGGTTTGTTTGTAGAGCTTGTGTAA
- the proS gene encoding proline--tRNA ligase yields the protein MSKHLTKRADDYSKWYNELVVKADLAENSAVRGCMVIKPYGFAIWEKMQAELDRMFKETGHENAYFPLFVPKSLFEAEEKNAEGFAKECAVVTHYRLQNDPDNPGKLRVDPEAKLEEELVVRPTSEAIIWNTYKGWIQSYRDLPLLINQWANVVRWEMRTRLFLRTAEFLWQEGHTAHATKAEAVKESRQMQDVYATFTENFMAMPVIKGVKSDSERFAGAEDTYTIEALMQDGKALQAGTSHFLGQNFAKAFDVKFTSKEGKQEYVWATSWGVSTRLIGGLIMTHSDDLGLVLPPKLAPIQVVIVPIYKGEDQLEAISEKMNVIVKELRLKGISVKFDTRDTYRPGAKFAEYELKGVPVRIAIGNRDLENGTLEIARRDTLEKQTVAQDDAVSYIENLLEEIQENLFKKAIDFRKEHTTEVDTFDEFKKAIKNTGGFVSAHWDGTEETEDRIKEYTKATIRCIPNDAKEEKGVCVLTGKPSSKRVLFAKAY from the coding sequence ATGAGTAAACATTTAACGAAAAGAGCCGACGATTATTCTAAGTGGTATAACGAGTTAGTAGTAAAAGCAGATTTAGCTGAAAACTCTGCAGTTAGGGGTTGTATGGTTATTAAACCCTATGGTTTTGCCATTTGGGAAAAAATGCAAGCAGAACTAGATAGAATGTTTAAGGAAACAGGGCACGAGAATGCTTATTTTCCACTGTTTGTTCCTAAAAGTTTGTTTGAGGCGGAAGAAAAAAATGCCGAAGGTTTTGCTAAAGAATGTGCTGTTGTAACACATTACCGTTTGCAAAACGATCCTGACAATCCTGGTAAATTAAGAGTAGATCCAGAAGCTAAATTAGAAGAAGAATTGGTGGTAAGACCAACATCTGAAGCGATTATTTGGAATACTTATAAAGGATGGATTCAATCTTATAGAGATTTACCTTTATTAATTAACCAATGGGCAAATGTTGTACGTTGGGAAATGCGTACACGTTTATTTTTGCGTACAGCAGAATTTTTATGGCAAGAAGGGCATACAGCGCATGCAACAAAAGCAGAAGCAGTAAAAGAATCTAGACAAATGCAAGATGTCTATGCTACGTTTACAGAAAATTTTATGGCAATGCCAGTAATTAAAGGAGTAAAATCTGATAGCGAGCGTTTTGCAGGTGCAGAAGATACTTATACTATAGAGGCTTTAATGCAAGATGGTAAGGCTTTACAAGCAGGAACAAGTCATTTTTTAGGACAAAATTTCGCAAAAGCTTTTGATGTAAAGTTTACCTCTAAAGAAGGGAAACAAGAGTATGTTTGGGCAACTTCTTGGGGAGTGTCTACTCGTTTGATAGGTGGTTTAATTATGACGCATTCAGACGATTTAGGTTTGGTTTTACCTCCTAAGTTAGCGCCTATTCAAGTAGTAATTGTTCCTATTTATAAAGGAGAAGATCAATTAGAGGCTATTTCAGAGAAAATGAATGTAATTGTAAAAGAATTGCGTTTAAAAGGAATTTCTGTAAAGTTTGATACTAGAGATACTTATAGACCTGGAGCAAAATTTGCAGAGTATGAATTAAAAGGGGTACCTGTTAGAATAGCTATTGGTAACAGAGATTTAGAAAACGGAACTTTAGAAATTGCAAGAAGAGATACTTTAGAAAAGCAAACCGTTGCGCAAGATGATGCAGTTTCTTATATTGAAAATCTTTTAGAAGAAATTCAAGAGAACTTATTTAAAAAAGCAATCGATTTTAGAAAAGAACACACAACAGAGGTTGATACGTTTGACGAGTTTAAAAAAGCAATAAAAAATACAGGTGGTTTTGTTTCTGCCCATTGGGATGGTACAGAAGAAACTGAAGATAGAATAAAAGAATATACAAAAGCTACCATTAGATGTATACCTAATGATGCTAAAGAAGAAAAAGGTGTTTGCGTTTTAACAGGAAAACCGTCTTCTAAAAGGGTGCTTTTTGCAAAAGCGTATTAA
- the ribB gene encoding 3,4-dihydroxy-2-butanone-4-phosphate synthase, translating to MNNLNAFGKNSVERVNNAVKKLQKGFGVLLVDDENRENEGDIIFSADKMTEKDMALMIRECSGIVCLCLTEDKCKSLDLKPMVIDNTSKNQTAFTVSIEAKEGVTTGVSAKDRLQTIKTAISEKAKPEDLSHPGHVFPLLAQKEGVFKRRGHTEGSIDLMKMAGLRDVAVLCELTNEDGTMSRLPEICNFANKQNMKVVTIEDIYQYRMMTEKKCRVI from the coding sequence ATGAATAATTTAAATGCATTTGGAAAAAACAGCGTAGAAAGAGTTAATAATGCTGTTAAAAAATTACAAAAAGGTTTTGGAGTTTTACTTGTAGATGATGAAAACAGAGAAAATGAAGGTGATATTATTTTTTCTGCAGATAAAATGACGGAAAAGGACATGGCTTTAATGATCCGAGAATGTAGTGGTATAGTGTGTCTTTGTTTAACGGAAGATAAATGTAAAAGTCTAGATTTAAAACCAATGGTTATTGATAATACCAGTAAAAATCAAACGGCATTTACGGTATCAATAGAAGCAAAAGAAGGGGTTACTACAGGGGTATCTGCAAAAGACAGATTACAAACAATTAAAACAGCTATTTCAGAAAAAGCAAAACCAGAAGATTTATCACATCCAGGTCATGTATTTCCTTTATTGGCACAAAAAGAAGGTGTTTTTAAAAGAAGAGGTCATACAGAAGGAAGTATCGATTTAATGAAAATGGCAGGGTTAAGAGATGTTGCTGTTTTGTGTGAATTAACCAATGAAGACGGAACAATGTCTAGACTTCCGGAAATTTGTAATTTTGCAAACAAACAAAATATGAAGGTTGTTACCATTGAAGATATTTATCAATATAGAATGATGACTGAAAAAAAATGCAGAGTTATTTGA
- a CDS encoding NifU family protein translates to MTQDIKITIQETTNNTIIKFNTNQILINGGSYEYNNIDDAKNSPLAQQLFYLPFVKKIFITANFIAIQRYDILEWIDVQEEVKEQIEAYLNDKGVVVNEAPTSKKEAIEVYAEVTPNPSVMKFGSNKSLTQTDVEYKNIDEASKSSPLAQAIFNFPFVKEVFISDNYISVTKYDMVEWNEVFTEVRTFIREYLVSGKTIIKELPSEEKPSSENKVEVPEVKLEGISAQISDILDEYIKPAVASDGGNIAFRSYDEENKVVRVVLQGACSGCPSSTATLKNGIESLLKEMLPNQINEVVAING, encoded by the coding sequence ATGACACAAGATATAAAAATTACCATTCAAGAAACTACAAACAATACCATTATAAAATTTAATACCAATCAAATTTTAATTAATGGAGGTAGTTACGAGTATAACAACATAGACGACGCTAAAAACTCTCCTTTAGCACAACAATTATTTTATTTACCTTTTGTAAAGAAAATTTTTATTACCGCTAATTTTATTGCGATACAACGTTACGATATTTTAGAGTGGATAGATGTTCAGGAAGAAGTAAAAGAACAAATAGAAGCTTATTTAAACGATAAAGGTGTTGTGGTAAATGAAGCACCAACTTCTAAAAAAGAAGCAATTGAAGTGTATGCAGAGGTTACTCCAAATCCTTCAGTTATGAAATTTGGAAGTAATAAGTCTTTAACACAAACCGATGTTGAATATAAAAATATAGACGAAGCGAGCAAATCGTCTCCTTTAGCGCAAGCTATTTTTAACTTTCCTTTTGTAAAAGAAGTATTTATTTCTGATAACTACATTTCTGTTACCAAATATGATATGGTAGAATGGAATGAGGTTTTTACAGAAGTAAGAACTTTTATCCGGGAATATTTAGTTTCAGGAAAAACCATTATTAAAGAACTACCATCAGAAGAAAAACCAAGTTCAGAAAATAAAGTTGAAGTACCAGAAGTAAAACTAGAAGGTATCTCTGCACAAATTTCTGACATTTTAGATGAATACATTAAGCCTGCTGTTGCTAGTGATGGAGGTAATATTGCTTTCCGTTCTTACGACGAAGAAAACAAGGTGGTACGTGTAGTTTTACAAGGAGCTTGCAGCGGTTGCCCATCATCTACAGCTACCTTAAAAAACGGAATAGAAAGTTTATTAAAAGAAATGTTACCAAATCAAATTAACGAAGTAGTAGCAATTAACGGATAA
- a CDS encoding OmpP1/FadL family transporter: MKKIITIATLFIVSITSYAQSLGYQDLGVLFSQNDDNGSARFTSMSGAFGALGGDVSSININPAGIAVFQNSTFSGTFNSRNTNINTNYYGNSLKTKDQFFNLSHAGAVLVFDSAYKSDWSKFAIGFNYRITKDFENSFIAQGNSGTATFRDFPLDNNTPTLSYDIADEQRFANNYGGEISEFNVAFSSVHQNRLYLGLGLNFYDLDFSQQSLLTEFNNDGNGNDLDANYYQENRTIGTGFSANAGFIYKVNSNFRFGLAYQTPTWYSEIIESTNITENEGNRINEIPFFGDTEIAVSNSNDVYDNTSGGYFPTQELLYKLKTPSKLTASAAFIFGKDGLISLDYINRSYQNMKLKGSNFTDENQFFENDLRNTHSFNLGTEWRFDRASVRAGYKYEQDPSKFTEGKNNLKGYSLGAGYNFGGFKLDFAFSDNNRTNLYNFYSGFDSVDPASLKIDNKTITATVTLNL, translated from the coding sequence ATGAAAAAAATCATAACAATAGCAACCTTATTTATAGTCTCTATTACATCTTATGCCCAATCTTTAGGATACCAAGATTTAGGTGTTTTATTTTCTCAAAATGATGATAATGGATCTGCGCGTTTTACATCTATGAGTGGTGCCTTTGGTGCATTAGGTGGCGATGTATCTTCTATAAACATAAACCCTGCTGGTATAGCCGTTTTTCAAAACAGCACATTTTCTGGAACGTTTAACTCTAGAAATACAAATATAAATACTAACTATTACGGAAATTCATTAAAAACAAAAGATCAATTTTTTAATCTTTCTCATGCGGGAGCCGTATTAGTTTTTGATAGTGCTTACAAATCTGATTGGAGTAAATTTGCCATTGGTTTTAACTACAGAATTACAAAAGATTTTGAAAACAGTTTTATAGCGCAAGGAAATAGTGGTACCGCTACATTTAGAGATTTTCCTTTAGATAACAACACACCTACCCTATCTTATGATATTGCTGATGAACAACGTTTTGCAAATAATTATGGTGGAGAAATATCCGAATTTAATGTTGCTTTTTCTTCTGTGCATCAAAATAGATTGTACCTAGGTTTAGGTTTAAATTTTTACGACCTAGATTTTAGTCAACAATCACTATTAACAGAATTTAATAATGATGGCAACGGTAATGATTTAGACGCAAATTATTATCAAGAAAACAGAACAATAGGAACTGGTTTTTCTGCTAACGCAGGATTTATTTACAAAGTAAATTCAAATTTTAGATTTGGACTTGCCTACCAAACTCCTACTTGGTACTCAGAAATAATTGAAAGCACAAACATTACAGAAAATGAGGGTAATAGAATAAATGAAATCCCCTTTTTTGGAGATACAGAAATAGCGGTTAGTAATAGTAATGACGTTTACGATAACACTTCTGGAGGATACTTTCCAACCCAAGAATTATTATACAAATTAAAAACACCAAGTAAATTAACCGCAAGTGCCGCTTTTATTTTTGGAAAAGATGGTTTAATCAGTTTAGATTACATTAATAGAAGCTATCAAAACATGAAATTGAAAGGTAGCAATTTTACTGATGAAAATCAATTTTTTGAAAATGATTTAAGAAACACACACTCTTTTAATTTAGGTACAGAATGGCGTTTTGATAGAGCTAGTGTTAGAGCTGGTTATAAATACGAGCAAGACCCAAGCAAATTCACTGAAGGTAAAAACAACCTAAAAGGTTATTCTTTAGGGGCTGGTTATAATTTTGGTGGCTTTAAATTAGATTTTGCTTTTAGTGATAACAATAGGACTAACTTATACAATTTCTACTCTGGATTTGACTCAGTAGACCCAGCATCATTAAAAATAGACAATAAAACAATTACAGCTACTGTTACTTTAAACTTGTAA
- the pulA gene encoding type I pullulanase, with protein MEQASIKFSSFEEYPTTDKSLWLDYSKEKTTFKIWSPKATAVKLNLYKTGNDSDAFDTVDLIEQENGIWLKTIDGDLDGTYYTYQTYIDGSWLNETPGIYAKAVGVNGNRAMVLNADKTNPKNWEKDKYVLLDVPNHAVIYELHIRNITIQKEANSSYPGKYLGLIEKGVKSTQDVPTAIDHIKRLGITHVHLLPTFDQYSIDETHLETPQFNWGYDPQNYNVPEGSFSTDPFKAEVRINEFKTMVQAFHEAGIGVVLDVVYNHTGVKETSNFNLENPGYYYRFNEDGSYSNASGCGNETASERKMTQKFMVESVKYWTEEYHLDGFRFDLMAIHDIETMNLIANEVKKINPNALIYGEGWVGGSSPLPEEKRALKKHISQMPQIAAFSDDIRDAIKGAVFEDESTGFVSGAKFTEESIKCGIVGAIEHPQVNYEYVNYSKAPWAQQPWQAINYVSCHDNFTLFDKLKISRPDASAEEIKAMHKLSTAIVMTSQGTPFLHEGSEIMSTKKGDHNSYKSPDAINEIDWNLKIVNADVLSYYKNLIKLRKLHPAFRMPTAKEVQDNLKFKKIDDGLVSYLLKNNANNDSWSKILVIFNGQNRDINYELNQSYKVAVIKDSFDFEGKESVSDTVTVPAISMMILFQKKMNAKEIYYKEKLLGLVEKLFIETGDARSRFINCEERLKAAYAASKIESNSNDVIAFWDNLWNDLNEKEALYNNTIELKSSFLMTVQSKENDALEKYLLFFLKEVSRLIYF; from the coding sequence ATGGAACAAGCTTCTATAAAATTTTCTTCTTTTGAAGAATACCCTACAACAGATAAAAGTCTTTGGTTAGACTACTCTAAAGAAAAAACTACTTTTAAAATTTGGTCTCCTAAAGCAACTGCTGTAAAACTAAATTTATATAAAACAGGTAATGATTCTGATGCTTTTGACACTGTAGATTTAATTGAGCAAGAAAATGGTATTTGGCTAAAAACTATAGACGGAGATTTAGACGGAACCTATTATACGTATCAAACCTACATTGATGGATCTTGGTTAAATGAAACTCCCGGAATTTACGCTAAAGCAGTTGGTGTAAACGGAAACAGAGCCATGGTTTTAAATGCTGATAAAACGAACCCTAAAAATTGGGAGAAAGACAAATATGTGTTATTAGACGTGCCAAACCATGCGGTTATTTACGAACTTCATATCCGAAATATAACCATTCAAAAAGAAGCCAATTCATCCTACCCAGGTAAATATTTAGGTCTGATTGAAAAAGGCGTAAAAAGTACGCAAGATGTACCTACCGCTATAGATCATATAAAAAGATTAGGAATTACACATGTGCACTTATTACCTACTTTTGATCAATATTCTATTGATGAAACCCATTTAGAAACCCCACAATTTAATTGGGGCTACGATCCTCAAAATTACAATGTTCCAGAAGGTTCTTTTTCTACAGATCCTTTTAAAGCAGAAGTACGTATTAACGAATTTAAAACTATGGTACAGGCTTTTCATGAAGCAGGTATCGGAGTTGTTTTAGATGTTGTCTATAATCATACTGGTGTAAAAGAAACCTCTAATTTTAACTTAGAAAACCCAGGTTATTATTATCGATTTAATGAAGATGGTAGTTATTCTAACGCATCGGGTTGTGGTAATGAAACTGCCTCAGAAAGAAAAATGACTCAAAAATTTATGGTTGAGTCTGTAAAATATTGGACTGAGGAATATCATTTAGATGGTTTTCGTTTTGATTTAATGGCAATTCACGACATAGAAACTATGAATTTAATTGCCAATGAAGTAAAAAAAATAAACCCCAATGCACTTATCTATGGTGAAGGTTGGGTTGGTGGTAGCTCTCCGCTACCAGAAGAAAAGCGTGCTTTAAAAAAACATATTTCGCAAATGCCACAAATTGCTGCTTTTTCTGATGATATTAGAGATGCTATAAAAGGAGCCGTTTTTGAAGATGAAAGTACAGGTTTTGTTAGTGGTGCAAAATTTACCGAAGAATCTATTAAATGCGGAATTGTAGGTGCCATAGAGCATCCACAAGTAAATTATGAATACGTAAATTATTCGAAAGCTCCCTGGGCTCAACAACCTTGGCAAGCAATTAATTATGTTTCTTGTCATGATAATTTTACCTTATTCGATAAATTAAAAATATCTAGACCAGATGCTTCTGCAGAAGAAATTAAGGCAATGCATAAATTGTCTACCGCCATTGTAATGACTTCTCAGGGCACGCCTTTTTTACACGAGGGTTCAGAAATAATGAGCACTAAAAAAGGAGATCATAATTCATACAAATCTCCTGATGCTATTAATGAAATTGATTGGAATTTAAAGATTGTAAATGCTGATGTTTTATCTTACTACAAAAACCTTATTAAATTAAGAAAACTGCATCCTGCTTTTAGAATGCCAACAGCTAAGGAGGTTCAAGACAATTTAAAATTTAAAAAAATAGACGATGGTTTGGTTTCTTATCTGCTAAAAAACAATGCAAATAATGACTCATGGTCTAAAATATTGGTAATTTTTAACGGACAAAATCGAGATATAAATTATGAGCTAAACCAATCTTATAAAGTTGCAGTAATTAAAGATTCTTTTGATTTTGAAGGTAAAGAAAGTGTTAGCGACACTGTAACTGTTCCTGCTATTTCTATGATGATTTTGTTTCAGAAAAAAATGAATGCCAAAGAAATATACTATAAAGAAAAACTTTTAGGTTTGGTAGAAAAACTTTTTATTGAAACTGGTGATGCTAGAAGTAGGTTTATAAATTGCGAAGAAAGGTTAAAAGCTGCTTATGCTGCTTCTAAAATTGAATCTAACTCTAATGATGTTATTGCTTTTTGGGATAATCTATGGAATGATTTAAACGAAAAAGAAGCACTTTATAATAATACCATCGAACTTAAATCTTCTTTTTTAATGACCGTTCAATCTAAAGAAAATGATGCTTTAGAAAAATATTTGTTATTCTTTTTAAAAGAGGTATCAAGGTTAATTTATTTCTAA
- a CDS encoding ArsC/Spx/MgsR family protein, whose protein sequence is MIINRMVDVMVQFPKLIERPIIVKGDKAVLRRPIENVIKLLAK, encoded by the coding sequence ATTATCATAAATAGAATGGTAGATGTAATGGTGCAATTTCCTAAATTAATAGAACGCCCAATTATTGTTAAAGGAGATAAAGCTGTTCTTAGAAGACCAATAGAAAATGTAATTAAATTACTCGCCAAATAA